TTGTAATACTCCATgaagatgattgattgagacaAGCAGAACAGCACATAAACAAAAGCAAGCTGGCATCTTCAAAAGATTTAGGGTTTATTCTGTCGTTCAAATGTCACATTTTCTTTAGCTGTCGAACTCTCTGATCCTATGCATGCATTCGTATCCACTGACTGGCTTGCATGAGTTCTGAGGTGAAGAAAGAACTCTTCGATCTCTGTTGAAATAACAAGTTTGATGTCAAGCCCCCCAAGAATTACTATAAGAAAATTCATCACTCAATATTAAGTGAAGTCTAGTTTACTTTAATCTTAATAGAATTAGAGGTCTGCTAGTTAGTTACCtcgttttttttaaatatctaatGCAAATGAACAGAAGATACATTGGTGGTTAAACCGGAATGATTAATAACTTGATGTCTTTGTTCATCCATGTTCCATAATAGCTGTCCAATGTTGCCGCTATCACTCTGGGACTGCTACATTAAGAAATTTCAAATTAGAGATAGGAAATGACTAAAGAGTAAAGACTAGGTCACTGTAATTAGGACAGACTTATCAGCAATAATTGTTAGTTTGTTACCGACGTTAGAATTGGATTACAATGTGCTTGATTGAAAAGACTGAGGAATCTAGAGATCGATAGGTCTCCTAATGATTGACTGAAGgcttattataattaaatttggaaCAGATCTGCTACCTGAGACTGAGACATGATGTATGACATCTGGGCCTGTTGAAGTTGAAGTAAAGTTGAAGTGTCAATGAGAGAATAGCCACCAGATGTGTTGAAAATGCCGTTTGTTGCCTGTGTATGGTTTTGTTCTTCAATAAGTGAGTATCCATCAGATGTGTTGAATATGTCATTTGTGGCCTGGTTTCGGTTCTCTAGTTGCACATCTGGCGCGTTTGTTGCTTCCAAGCTGCTCGTTCCCTGCAATTCGTATTCTCATGCATGTAAACACCTCTTTAAATATGTTAATTAGTACACATAACACATGCATATACAAATACATGTTTTTGCTGATAATTAAGAGTACAGTGAATCGAACTGTATATGACTATGTAAATTTTCTTTCCTAACCTGATTTTGTACCTCTGGTTCGACCATATATGCATCCAAGTTCATTCCACAGTTGTAGAACAGTGTGTTGATAGAAGCAATCTTTAATGAAAGGATCTgattcaaaaatgaatactGATATAAGTATCTGTcttaatattatgaaattaaattgaAGAAAAAAGAACCAGGGTTCATTTACCTCGACTTGCTTTTGTAAAGACTGCACATAGTTGATAATCTCGTCCAGCATAAGAGCTTTACTCGTAATCTGTATAAATTTTTCCAGTAGAATTTGACAATATAATCAGACACTACATGAAACAGGGGGGCCTTGTGCATTCTGGCCGATGCCAAAACTGGCCACGTCATTGTGGCCCACGTGGACCATAGATGTGGCACTAGTATATTAGCAGTGTGAACGTGTCATATCATGTCAACAGGGTCGCAACCATGTGGAAAGTCCACATGGTTGACGTCTTGCGTCAGTCAATAGTCTTGCTGACAAGTTTTAAACTGACCAACTGAAAATAGTCGGTTTGGCTTAGAACCGGTCATTATTTGTCTTAAACCAACATTTGAATTTTACCTTATATCTGGTCGTGAGATATATGAAAACATGTCTTAAAtcattaaaaagaattttttaagaaaaggaTGAAGTAATCTGTTTCACCTGATCACAACCAGGTACAAGAGCTTTTAATATATTCATCCTCTTGCTTATTTTTTCTCTCCGGACCTGAAAGCAAGAACCAGGTTTAATTAGCTTGCAATAGGTTTAGGGACAGGGGCTGAGCCACTTGGAGCCCATGAGGAGCCCCCGGCTCCATGGCGTTCTGTACGCGTGAGGCTCAGCCACTGCAGAGAGCCCTTCTCCCACAGGAGCTTGTCTATTATTCGGTGCAACACcttttcaatttaattattaaccGGCAAGGAGACATGATCAACAGTACTGTCATATAGTGCATCAAATTTAATAAAGTTGAGAGATTAAACAAGCAGAATGTGTACCCTTTCAGCTAGACTGTGACTGTCTGTAGCTTGCCCCCTCCTTGCTCGAACATGAACATAATCAGTTGGAGCTCCATTTCTTTCTGCTTCATCGCGAAtagtccttttcttcttcttatcatTAGCCTCTGATCTTCTGCTCCTCTTATTATTCGGCTTCTCAATGCTACTACTAGCTGTTTCTTTCCTCGGCTTCTTGCCTTTCATCTGCACATTAACAAATTAATCGATTATTACACTTAAATACATTATCAATTATCATACACCAGTATTGAGTCAAACTTCTTGAAAgtacgtgaaaaaagtcaagtGAGTATTATAATGAAcaggagggagtaataaaaagAAATACTCCAAGATATAatagtcgtttgacttttttcacgtacttttaagagttttgactgtaaacttataaatatcatttttaaattttgataaacaGTTACCATAGAGTGAGGTTGGCATTTGATCTTCCTTTTCTCCGCGGGATTAGTTACTTGATCATACTGAGCACTTGCTGCAGATGAACTCGAATTGTTAATGCATGTGCTAATTTTTGTGATACCAGTACTATCAGTACTTAGATTCGCAGAGGGCAAGGCCTCCTGCACCGTCGGATCAGCTTGATCATAAAATGAATGGTGCTGATGAGGAGAAAAGGGCTTGTAGATATCATGGATTGATTGCTCTGGAAAGCAAGAAGTAGTATCTGGAATcaagaacatggaagaagagtcaAGAAGAAATGAATGGTGTTTATTGGAGGAGAAAGATGCCATTCTGTATATctgattttattaataagaaAGATTCAGAATGAGTAATTTATGGGAGGGAGATTGTAGTGCAGGTTGGTATATTTATAGTAGAGTACTACACTGCTATACTCCATGTGTTTATCTGTTATAGGTGGTGTTTGGGCAGGAATtaaaagcacttattcgtattatttgtgtaaaaagttaagaagtgcttataaaaagttgagaatgctagcttttgttttataacttctacttctttcccaagcactttaatcacttataaatcctaacttgcttctaacttctatttcacttttttactttaaccaaaaaacacttattttaagttcatccAAATAGTTCCATAGTCTTATTGATTGATGAATATATCATGGCAGGATGAGAGCAACTCCAAACTAGGCCGGATTACCTTCCCCGCACCTCGACTAATTTGAAGAGTGACTAGTAATTATCTAACCGTCattgatattatttaaatttgtatcgTTTTGATATTAGAACCGATACAATATCTCAGCAGATCTTGACTAATCTTGAAAATTGACTTACAAATCAGTAAACCGTTGTAAATATCACTTAAATCTCAAAGAGATTAGACATCATCCACGATTATAAATATCACttaaattttatacaatatCTCGGTCACCCTTAACATTTGAATTACCGATCAGTGGATAACCCTGTGAACCTTAACTTCTTAAATGGATCAACACTTTTTGTAAGGACGAACTGATTAGTTATGTAGAGATTCAAATGGTTTGTCTTTTACACTTTCTTGGAACACCATATCCAGATAAATTCCAGATATCGAGAGATATGATGTTTGGATTATCTTCTTACACATTGTTGAATCTTGTGTGTTAGATTGTTAACATATACTTGCCTCTGAAATCTGAATAAAACACAAATTCCTCAAAAATGCCTTCATGCATGGTTCTTTATATATCCTGATTtatagtattcaaaaataattttcaaacccACATAATTATCactaaaatttgatcaattattattttaatctgAACTTTTACCACTTCCTACATTTTTTATATGgggttaatgctctatttcGTCACTCTACTCGACTAAAATTTTCAGTTGgcctaccgagtcaaaaaagttttcatttaaataacaaagTATCCAAAAATTTTCAATTACAAGATCAAGTTTAAAAAACATTTCAACGCCGTTAGGCAGGCCTTTGACTTTAACGGATAAAGTTAGTTTTAACGGATTTGTATTTCCCCCCAATAAAATTAGGGTTCTTAAACTAGTGTTAGGGTTTAAATTGGGGGCTTCTGACTCCTGGTAGTGTTTTGTGCAATAGAGGGGTTAATTGGTTTTGGGTGGTGAAGAGGGTGATACAGGGCATACGAGTTAAGCCGGAGGAGAGGTCAGAGGCCACCTGGACCACCGTCAACGACTACTCTATCTTTCTGGTACTGCTGGGGATAGAGAAGCTTGGAGATCATGGAGAATAATTCAAGAATCAGACCTTACACGTTGCTGTTGCATTTGAAGACGAAGAGTCCCATGATCGCCCTCTCATGCTCACTGATGCCATCTGATTTTCCCCCAAAATTAACTTCTCCACACCGATGCTGCTGCTGTATACAAACTGATGGTAGTATCatattgttttaaaaagaaAGGACTGGGAGAGGTAGtggagaggagagagaataTCTCTGTTAAAAATTAACGGAATGACCTAATTGAAAGTTTTAGATGATATAATTAGTTGACCgaaaacttttttgactcggtagTCCAGTTGAAAGTTTTAGTCCAGTCCAATGACCaaatagagcattaaccctTTTTATATGTCATTTTGCCTGTGCATCGACTAATCCGTGAATATCACCTTTTGTTTATTATCTCCgtctttcttttattataattttaactttttgcatgtaattgaacagaattaaaaatattatttttactcattatatttgaaaattttgaattcaaaatacaaattttaattgattcATAATCTCTCGATTCGTAAGAAAAAGGAAAATCTTCGACTAAAGAAATACGAAAGGAGTATTTCAAAAATTTCGGGGGGCAGGTGGAGCCAAAGCAGCCACTGCTATTAGCCATTGGAAAGTGATATGCAGAAACAAGAAAACGTGTATATAATATTTCTGATACCATAATTTCGCCTGGAATCCTGATTAAGGAATGTTTAATTGTGAACTGCGCTCGCTTAATTATATTTAGCACGTAGATAATGTCGGCAACATACGTATGATCAACTGATCAAGCATGCATGGACGAGATTCTGATGTTATATCACTATCCTAGTATATAGTATACAATTATGGTTAAGTCGATTCATAAAGATTATATATCTACGTAAAGACTAGAGGATACATTTGAATGGAC
This genomic window from Daucus carota subsp. sativus chromosome 7, DH1 v3.0, whole genome shotgun sequence contains:
- the LOC108195471 gene encoding transcription factor BC1 isoform X3, with amino-acid sequence MASFSSNKHHSFLLDSSSMFLIPDTTSCFPEQSIHDIYKPFSPHQHHSFYDQADPTVQEALPSANLSTDSTGITKISTCINNSSSSAASAQYDQVTNPAEKRKIKCQPHSMMKGKKPRKETASSSIEKPNNKRSRRSEANDKKKKRTIRDEAERNGAPTDYVHVRARRGQATDSHSLAERVRREKISKRMNILKALVPGCDQITSKALMLDEIINYVQSLQKQVEILSLKIASINTLFYNCGMNLDAYMVEPEGTSSLEATNAPDVQLENRNQATNDIFNTSDGYSLIEEQNHTQATNGIFNTSGGYSLIDTSTLLQLQQAQMSYIMSQSQQSQSDSGNIGQLLWNMDEQRHQVINHSGLTTNVSSVHLH
- the LOC108195471 gene encoding transcription factor bHLH137 isoform X1, with protein sequence MASFSSNKHHSFLLDSSSMFLIPDTTSCFPEQSIHDIYKPFSPHQHHSFYDQADPTVQEALPSANLSTDSTGITKISTCINNSSSSAASAQYDQVTNPAEKRKIKCQPHSMMKGKKPRKETASSSIEKPNNKRSRRSEANDKKKKRTIRDEAERNGAPTDYVHVRARRGQATDSHSLAERVRREKISKRMNILKALVPGCDQITSKALMLDEIINYVQSLQKQVEILSLKIASINTLFYNCGMNLDAYMVEPEVQNQGTSSLEATNAPDVQLENRNQATNDIFNTSDGYSLIEEQNHTQATNGIFNTSGGYSLIDTSTLLQLQQAQMSYIMSQSQQSQSDSGNIGQLLWNMDEQRHQVINHSGLTTNVSSVHLH
- the LOC108195471 gene encoding transcription factor bHLH137 isoform X2 — its product is MASFSSNKHHSFLLDSSSMFLIPDTTSCFPEQSIHDIYKPFSPHQHHSFYDQADPTVQEALPSANLSTDSTGITKISTCINNSSSSAASAQYDQVTNPAEKRKIKCQPHSMMKGKKPRKETASSSIEKPNNKRSRRSEANDKKKKRTIRDEAERNGAPTDYVHVRARRGQATDSHSLAERVRREKISKRMNILKALVPGCDQITSKALMLDEIINYVQSLQKQVEILSLKIASINTLFYNCGMNLDAYMVEPEVQNQGTSSLEATNAPDVQLENRNQATNDIFNTSDGYSLIEEQNHTQATNGIFNTSGGYSLIDTSTLLQLQQAQMSYIMSQSQSQSDSGNIGQLLWNMDEQRHQVINHSGLTTNVSSVHLH